In Fusobacterium mortiferum ATCC 9817, one genomic interval encodes:
- a CDS encoding ABC transporter substrate-binding protein: MERVKKIIKVIFLAILSILILACGKDTENNLKEIKTTMSMDIDSLNPYKMVSSGTEEIMLNVFEGLLMPNSKGELTPAIAESYKISEDGRIYTFKIRKGIKFHNGNPLDVKDVEFSLNRMAGKDGFPPASALFNEIEKIKVVSEDEIEIKLKKADSAFIYALIKGIVPDENANDLDKNPIGTGPFKVAQYDREQQIVLDRFNEYWGEKTKLDRVTVLIVPNSETAFLKLLSGEINMLSRVDSKRVNELKNFNNISAPQNTVQIFALNNNVELFNDIRVRKAINMALDKDEIINSVMAGNGIKLETNMSPVMKKYCIENLGEKQNIDEAKKILEEVGKNNFTFTIKVPSNYPMHVNTAQIIAEQLKAIGLKAEIETIEWTTWLSDVYSGRKYEATIVGLSGKLDPYSILRRYTNDYKNNFFNFSDEEYDMLIEKAKESTNDEIIVANYKRAQEILREKQAAIYIMDPELITSLDKKIKGFEYYPLPYINFSKMSIGE; this comes from the coding sequence ATGGAAAGAGTGAAAAAAATTATAAAAGTGATATTTTTAGCAATATTGAGTATTTTAATATTAGCTTGTGGAAAAGATACAGAAAATAATTTAAAAGAAATAAAGACTACTATGAGTATGGATATAGATAGCCTTAATCCTTATAAGATGGTATCAAGTGGGACAGAGGAGATAATGTTAAATGTCTTTGAGGGATTGCTTATGCCAAATTCTAAAGGGGAATTAACTCCGGCAATAGCAGAATCATACAAAATTTCAGAAGATGGAAGAATATACACATTTAAAATAAGAAAAGGAATAAAATTTCACAATGGAAATCCATTAGATGTAAAAGATGTAGAATTTTCTTTAAATAGAATGGCTGGTAAAGATGGCTTCCCACCAGCTAGTGCTCTTTTTAATGAGATAGAGAAGATAAAAGTAGTTTCAGAAGATGAAATAGAAATAAAGTTAAAAAAAGCAGATTCAGCTTTTATATATGCTTTAATAAAGGGTATTGTTCCTGATGAAAATGCTAATGATTTGGATAAAAATCCTATTGGAACAGGGCCATTTAAAGTTGCTCAATATGATAGGGAACAACAAATAGTATTGGATAGATTTAATGAATATTGGGGAGAAAAAACAAAACTAGATAGAGTAACTGTTTTAATTGTGCCAAATAGTGAAACAGCATTTTTAAAACTTCTTTCTGGAGAGATAAATATGCTTTCAAGAGTAGATTCTAAAAGAGTAAATGAATTAAAAAACTTTAATAATATATCTGCTCCACAAAACACTGTACAAATATTTGCTTTAAATAATAATGTTGAACTATTTAACGATATAAGAGTAAGAAAAGCTATTAATATGGCTCTAGATAAAGATGAGATTATTAATAGTGTTATGGCAGGAAATGGAATAAAGCTTGAAACTAATATGAGTCCAGTAATGAAAAAATACTGTATAGAAAATCTTGGAGAAAAACAAAATATAGATGAAGCTAAGAAGATTTTAGAAGAAGTAGGAAAAAATAATTTTACATTTACCATAAAAGTTCCTAGCAATTACCCTATGCATGTAAATACAGCTCAAATAATAGCTGAGCAATTAAAAGCTATAGGGCTAAAAGCAGAAATTGAAACAATAGAGTGGACAACCTGGTTATCAGATGTTTATTCTGGAAGAAAATATGAGGCAACAATAGTAGGGCTTTCAGGGAAGTTAGACCCTTATTCAATTTTAAGAAGATATACTAATGATTATAAAAATAACTTCTTTAATTTTAGTGATGAAGAGTATGATATGTTAATTGAGAAAGCTAAGGAGTCTACTAATGATGAGATTATAGTAGCAAATTATAAAAGAGCACAAGAGATTTTAAGAGAGAAACAGGCAGCAATTTATATAATGGACCCTGAACTTATAACATCTTTAGATAAAAAGATAAAAGGATTTGAGTATTATCCTTTACCATATATTAATTTTTCTAAAATGAGTATTGGAGAATAA
- a CDS encoding ABC transporter permease, whose protein sequence is MKKIRYLLLIIVIMICIFFYQDPYAMEESKILMAPTFENILGCDNLGRDIFSRLLLGSFYTLAIAFLSISLSVITGTIIGSLAGYFGKGIDVIIMSIVEVIMSIPGILIALGIIIILGTGFHSLIVAIFVIYIPRCVNVVRGLVKKEKNMEYVIAVKTYGVSDLRIIYRHILPNILKSVSVSFTTGFAGAILTEAGLGYLGLGIQPPYPTWGNMLNQSQSYFLSAPWFTIAPGLAIIFTIYQIKKLEKRGRKY, encoded by the coding sequence GTGAAAAAAATAAGATACTTGTTACTAATCATAGTTATAATGATTTGTATATTTTTTTATCAAGACCCTTATGCTATGGAAGAAAGTAAAATATTAATGGCTCCAACATTTGAAAATATTTTAGGTTGTGATAATTTAGGAAGAGATATTTTCAGTAGACTTTTATTAGGAAGTTTCTATACATTAGCAATAGCTTTTCTATCAATATCTTTATCAGTGATAACTGGAACAATAATAGGAAGTTTAGCAGGATATTTTGGAAAAGGAATAGATGTAATAATAATGTCAATAGTAGAGGTTATCATGTCTATTCCTGGAATTTTGATTGCACTTGGAATAATAATAATTTTAGGCACAGGATTTCACTCTTTAATTGTAGCCATTTTTGTAATATATATTCCAAGATGTGTAAATGTAGTGAGAGGACTAGTAAAGAAAGAAAAAAATATGGAGTATGTAATAGCAGTAAAAACTTATGGAGTATCTGATTTAAGAATTATTTATAGACACATTTTACCAAATATTTTAAAGTCTGTATCAGTATCTTTTACAACTGGGTTTGCAGGAGCTATATTAACAGAAGCAGGGTTAGGATATTTAGGACTTGGAATTCAGCCTCCTTATCCCACTTGGGGAAATATGTTAAATCAATCTCAATCATATTTTTTATCTGCTCCTTGGTTTACTATAGCTCCAGGATTAGCAATAATTTTTACTATATATCAGATTAAAAAATTAGAGAAAAGAGGTAGAAAATATTGA
- a CDS encoding ABC transporter permease, whose product MYYLKKIFKMVFSIYLIGTISFLLLELIPGDPALAILGLESSPEDIAILRENLGLNKSLGERYFQWGKGVILGDFGNSFKYGESVSNLILERLPLTLEIAILTIIIVLGVSIPLSFIIHKLRNKRIKKVIDFIIGLCISIPSFWLGIISMFIFSVILRWFSVGYNNTLYSLLLPCIVIAIPNIGVFTSYIKNNLEIELREEYIKYLFVNGVKKFWLNIYILKNSIIPVIPLIGIMLIDLITGVVIIEQIFSIPGIGRLMITAVINRDLPLVQGLIFYTSVVLVVINFMIDILYSIVDPRIRSER is encoded by the coding sequence ATGTATTATTTAAAAAAAATATTTAAGATGGTTTTTTCTATATATTTAATAGGAACAATTTCTTTTCTATTATTGGAATTAATACCAGGTGATCCTGCTCTTGCAATATTAGGATTGGAAAGTTCTCCAGAAGATATAGCGATTTTAAGAGAGAATTTAGGATTAAATAAAAGTTTAGGAGAGAGATATTTTCAGTGGGGAAAAGGAGTTATTTTGGGAGATTTTGGTAATTCATTTAAATATGGAGAGTCAGTTTCTAATTTAATTTTAGAAAGATTACCATTGACTTTAGAAATAGCTATATTGACAATTATTATAGTTTTAGGCGTATCAATTCCTCTATCTTTTATTATACATAAATTAAGAAATAAAAGAATAAAAAAAGTAATTGATTTTATAATAGGATTATGTATCTCAATACCCTCTTTTTGGTTAGGAATAATATCTATGTTTATTTTTAGTGTTATATTGAGATGGTTTTCAGTGGGATATAACAATACTTTATATTCGTTATTATTACCTTGTATAGTGATAGCAATTCCAAACATAGGAGTTTTTACTAGTTATATAAAAAATAATTTAGAGATAGAGTTAAGAGAAGAATATATAAAATATCTTTTTGTAAATGGAGTAAAAAAATTTTGGTTGAATATCTATATTTTAAAAAATTCAATTATTCCAGTTATTCCTTTAATTGGAATAATGTTGATTGATTTAATAACTGGAGTAGTAATTATAGAGCAGATATTTTCAATACCTGGAATAGGAAGATTGATGATAACAGCAGTAATAAACAGAGATTTACCTTTAGTTCAAGGATTGATTTTTTATACTTCAGTAGTTTTAGTTGTAATCAATTTTATGATAGATATATTGTACTCCATAGTAGACCCAAGGATAAGGAGTGAGAGATAG